CTGAAGCCGCCCTTATGGCTGAAAGGTCTCCTTCTTTGTTGGGAAGATTGCGATAAAGATATTCGGTAGCCAAAAGCTCTAAAACGGCATCTCCTAAAAACTCTAAACGTTCATTGGATTCTTTAAATGGGCTCTCGTTAAGATAAGAACGGTGGACAAAAGCCTGCTTAAAAATTTTTAAGTTTTTTGGCTCAAGGCCAAGTTTTTTCAGAAAGCTTTTAAGATTTTTTTCCATAAAAAGAGTTGATTATTCGGAGCGCTTTTTGGGCTAGTGGTTTTAGATTATCATAAGAGAGGATTTTTGTGAATTCTTCTTTTTTGACCCAATAAGCATTTTCAATTTCTTCTTTTTGCGGTTTTGGCTTCTGTTTAGAGGTTTCAAAGAGAAAATAAACTACCTTTTTAAAAATTAGGTTTTTATTTCTTCGGTAAAAAAAGTTGATTTCTCCTATCTTTTTTACGGTTTGGAGATTCTTGATCCCGGTTTCTTCGCTTGTTTCTCTTTTGGCGGTTTCAACTAATTTTTCGCCTTTTTCTACCCAGCCTTTAGGTAGACCAACTCGTCCTTTTTTGTCTTCAATAACTAATATCTTTTTTGTTTGCGGGCAGAAAACAATACCACCGGCAGAGAGTTCAAATTTAGTTTTCTGTTTTTTCTTCCTCATAACGGGGGCTTTCTCTGTAAATAGTGCCTAGGACTCCGTTGACAAAGCGGTGCGAGCTTTCATTGCCAAATTGTTTGGCTATTTCAACAGCTTCATCAATAGCTACTTTGGGTGGTGTTTCTTCAAGGTACAAAAGTTCGCTGACAGCTAAACGTAAAATGGCCAGATCTACTGTATTTATCTTCTTTAAAGGCCATTCCGGAGCAGCTATTTGGATAATTTTGTCTATTTTTTCTTTATGTTTAGTGTAAGTTTTAAGCAGTTTTTTAGCCAACTCCAAATCCATATTCTCTGCTGGTTGATTTTTGAGGTCTTTTTTGAGTAATGATAAAGGCTCTTCTTGGGGTTGGAATCGGTAGGCAAAGAGAGCTTGCATTGCCCTAATCCTGGCTAGGTGTCTGCTCGGCATCTTTAATCTTTGTTTTAACCTTTGTTTCTAATTCTAATACTTTTTTGTTTTTAAAATAGCCACAGTTTGGGCATACTTGGTGGGGAGGGATTAGTTCATGACAATGCGTGCACTCTACTAATTGAGGCAAGACAAAGTTTTGTTTTCCTCTTCGCAAACGAGAAGCGGTGTGCGATTTTCTTTTTTTGGGTTCTGCCATATATTTCTTTAGTGGTTTAGCATCTTATAGGATAAGGGGGAATCTACTTAAAGTCAATAAGAGATTTTAATCTAGTTAGTTGCTTTTGTTTTTTAACTGTTTTTTTAATTTTTCAAAAGGAGATGGTTGTTTTTTTAGTTTTGTTTTCTTTTTGTGCGGGCAGCTTTTTTCATTCCAGTTTGTTCCGCAAATGGGGCAGATGCCTTGGCAGTTGGGATGGCAGAGAATTCTCGAAGGTATTTTTAAAATTAATTCCTGCCAAATAGGTTCAAAGACTTCTATTTTTTTGTTCGGGAGCAATTTAATCTCATCTTCTTTGGCGTGAGATCTGATCACTCTTTTGAACTTTAACTTCAGCTTTTTTTCAATGGGTTTGAGACAGCGGTCGCAGTGGAATGTGATTTGGGTGCCTATAGAAAAACAAGCAATTAAAGTATTGTTTTGAGTTTTTTGGATAGTAATTTTGCCCTTAAGGGGTTTTCTAAGAGTAAAGCGGTGATCTTGGAAAAGGAATTTCTTTTTAATGTTGAATTCGGCTTGGTTTCCATTTTTAGCGTCAACAAAAGAGGAAAGATCGAGCCAAATTTTAGGTAATTCTTCCATAACTTATTTTTAAGTTCCAATGTTCTTAAGAATATGAGAGTATTTTTTGGTTGCTGCTGTGAGTTAGTTGCTACCCTGTATTATATTAAAGATAGCAATTGGTTTTTTGGGGGTGCGGACAAAAATCTGCTTTTTGCTCTCTTTTAGCAGGGGAGAGAACTTGCTTTTTTGAATTATTTCTAAAGCTGTTTTTTGGTTACAAGAAAAAGGAGCTTTTAAGGATCCTTTGGTTTTGCCATTAGCTTGGATTATAATGGTGATCTCTTTTTCTTGGGCTATTTTTTGGCTGTATTTAGGCCAGTCTGATTCAAAAATTGAAGGTTGGTTTCCTAATAACAGCCAAAGCTCTTCTGCTATATGGGGAGCAAAAGGAGCGAGCAGTTTGAGAAAAGTTTCTTTTTCTTTTTTTGTAAGTCCTTCTTTTTCAGCTAAATGTACAAACTCCATCATTTTGGCGATAGCAGTATTAAACTCAAAGCTCTCCAATTCTTGAGAAACTACTTTAATTAGTTGGTGGAGCTTTTGTTCTATTTGTTTGTTTTCTTTTTTTCGCTCCTTATTTTTTATTAAGCGCCAGACTTTATCCAAAAATCTTTTGGTGCCGACAATCCCTTTTGGGTCCCAGCTGCTTGATTGCCTAAAAGGACCAATAAAAGCCTCATAGAGGCGGAAAGCGTCAGCCCCGTATTTTTTGATAAGGCTATCAGGATTGATTACATTGCCCAGTGATTTGGACATCTTTCTGCCATCAGGGGCGAGAATAATGCCAACATTAATAAGTTTTTGAAACGGTTCTTTGGTAGAGACTGCGCCAATATCATAAAGAAACTTATGCCAAAAACGTGCATAAAGAAGATGTAAAACTGCGTGTTCAGCTCCGCCGACATAAAGATCTACAGGCATAAAGTATTTTTCTTTATTTTTAGCTACAAGCTGTTTATTGTTTTTGGGATCAATGTAGCACAAATAATACCAAGAGCTTCCTGCCCATTGGGGCATTGTGTTTGTTTCTCTTTTGGCTTTAGCGCCGCATTTAGGACAGGTGGTATTTACCCAATCTTTAATTTTAACTAAAGGCGATTCTCCTGTGCCTGAGGGTTCGTAATGTTTGACATAAGGCAGTTTTAAGGGCAAGTCTTTTTCTTTTAAAGGCACTGTGCCGCATTTTGGGCAGTGAATAACAGGGATGGGTTCTCCCCAATATCTTTGGCGGGAAAAAATCCAGTCCCTTAATTTATAAGTAATAGTTTTTTGGGCTAAATTTTTGCTGGCTAGCCATTTGACAATTTCTTTTTTTGCTTTTTCTGAAGGCATTTGGGAAAATTTGCCTGAATTTATAAGTATGCCTTTTTTTTCGTATGCCTTTTTAAGGCTACTTGGTTTATTATTTTTAGCTATCACTTGGATTATGGGTAAATCATATTTTTTAGCAAAGTCAAAATCTCTTTGGTCGTGGGCCGGGACGCACATTATAGCTCCAGTAGCATAGTGAGCTAGTACATAATCCGCTATCCAAATCGGGATAGGTTTGTTATTCACAGGGTTAATAGCATAACTGCCGGTAAAAACCCCTGTTTTCTCTTTTGAGAGCTCTGTTCTTTCCAGTTCTGTTTTTTGTTCGGATTCGTGTATGTATTTTTTTACTTTTTCTTTGTATTCAGGGGTGGCTAATTTGAGTGAAAGGGGGTGTTCAGGAGCCAAAACAACATAAGTAGCGCCAAATAATGTGTCTGGTCTAGTAGTAAAAACCTCTATTTCTAAAGAGGAATTTTTAACTTTGAATTTAATAGTTGCTCCTTCGCTTTTGCCAATCCAATTTTTCTGCATCTCTTTGATATATTCTGGCCAATCCAAATCGTCTAAATCTTTTAGGAGCCGTTCAGCATAAGCAGTGATTTTTAGCAGCCATTGGCGCAGTTTTTTACGGATTACTTTAGTTTGGCATCTTTCACAACGGCCATTAACCACCTCTTCATTGGCTAAGCCAGTGCCGCAGGAAGGGCAAAAATTAATAGGTGTTTCTGCTTGGTAGGCTAAGCCGTGTTTGAAAAGCTGTAAAAATATCCACTGGGTCCAGCGATAGTAGCCAGGGTCAGTTGTATTTATTTCGCGGTCCCAGTCGTAAGCAAAACCAAAACTAATCAGCTGTTTTTTGAATCTCTGAATATTTTTGGCAGTGATTTTTTCAGGGTGAATTTTGTGTTTTAGGGCGTAGTTTTCTGCTGGCAGGCCAAAGGCATCCCACCCCATTGGGTGGAGGACATTGAATCCTTGCATTTTTTTCATTCTGGAGACAATATCTGTGGCTGTATAACCACGTGGATGTCCTACATGCAAGCCAGCCCCAGAGGGATAAGGGAACATATCTAAAACATAGAATTTAGGTTTTTTGCTTTTGTCAGGAACAAGAGCTTTGAAAGTTTTGTTTTTAAGCCAAAACTCTTGCCACTTGGGTTCGATTTCTTGAGAGCAATATTCTTTCATAAGAACAGTTTACTTTTTCTTGTTAATTTAGCAGGTAAAGTTGCTTTTGACAACCTGGATTTAAAAGCTGTTTTGGATTGTTAGGCTTTTTCGACCACAACAAAAAGCCTTGAGAAAAGGAGTAAAGTTGATTAATATAAAAAACACACAGATTTTAACTTGGGCGGTTAGCTCAATGGTAGAGCGTCTGCTTGACGTGCAGAAGGTTAGAGGTTCGAGTCCTCTACCGCCCACCAAATGATTTTCTTAAAGCTCAAAAGTTTCTTTTTGGTGTAGTTTTATACAACTCTACTTTCCCTTATTTTATCAAAAATTCTTAAGAAAGAGAAAAAGTTTGCTGCTCTTCTGCACCTTATCTAACCCAAGGACCCAGCCCCGCTAGCGTGGGATAATAAACAAGGAAAGCAAAAAAAGGAGAGCGTGTCATCCTCGCCAGATTTTTTTGCCCGCTTGCTTC
This window of the bacterium genome carries:
- a CDS encoding NUDIX domain-containing protein, which produces MRKKKQKTKFELSAGGIVFCPQTKKILVIEDKKGRVGLPKGWVEKGEKLVETAKRETSEETGIKNLQTVKKIGEINFFYRRNKNLIFKKVVYFLFETSKQKPKPQKEEIENAYWVKKEEFTKILSYDNLKPLAQKALRIINSFYGKKS
- the nusB gene encoding transcription antitermination factor NusB; its protein translation is MPSRHLARIRAMQALFAYRFQPQEEPLSLLKKDLKNQPAENMDLELAKKLLKTYTKHKEKIDKIIQIAAPEWPLKKINTVDLAILRLAVSELLYLEETPPKVAIDEAVEIAKQFGNESSHRFVNGVLGTIYRESPRYEEEKTEN
- the rpmF gene encoding 50S ribosomal protein L32 is translated as MAEPKKRKSHTASRLRRGKQNFVLPQLVECTHCHELIPPHQVCPNCGYFKNKKVLELETKVKTKIKDAEQTPSQD
- a CDS encoding DUF177 domain-containing protein, with the translated sequence MEELPKIWLDLSSFVDAKNGNQAEFNIKKKFLFQDHRFTLRKPLKGKITIQKTQNNTLIACFSIGTQITFHCDRCLKPIEKKLKLKFKRVIRSHAKEDEIKLLPNKKIEVFEPIWQELILKIPSRILCHPNCQGICPICGTNWNEKSCPHKKKTKLKKQPSPFEKLKKQLKNKSN
- a CDS encoding leucine--tRNA ligase, yielding MKEYCSQEIEPKWQEFWLKNKTFKALVPDKSKKPKFYVLDMFPYPSGAGLHVGHPRGYTATDIVSRMKKMQGFNVLHPMGWDAFGLPAENYALKHKIHPEKITAKNIQRFKKQLISFGFAYDWDREINTTDPGYYRWTQWIFLQLFKHGLAYQAETPINFCPSCGTGLANEEVVNGRCERCQTKVIRKKLRQWLLKITAYAERLLKDLDDLDWPEYIKEMQKNWIGKSEGATIKFKVKNSSLEIEVFTTRPDTLFGATYVVLAPEHPLSLKLATPEYKEKVKKYIHESEQKTELERTELSKEKTGVFTGSYAINPVNNKPIPIWIADYVLAHYATGAIMCVPAHDQRDFDFAKKYDLPIIQVIAKNNKPSSLKKAYEKKGILINSGKFSQMPSEKAKKEIVKWLASKNLAQKTITYKLRDWIFSRQRYWGEPIPVIHCPKCGTVPLKEKDLPLKLPYVKHYEPSGTGESPLVKIKDWVNTTCPKCGAKAKRETNTMPQWAGSSWYYLCYIDPKNNKQLVAKNKEKYFMPVDLYVGGAEHAVLHLLYARFWHKFLYDIGAVSTKEPFQKLINVGIILAPDGRKMSKSLGNVINPDSLIKKYGADAFRLYEAFIGPFRQSSSWDPKGIVGTKRFLDKVWRLIKNKERKKENKQIEQKLHQLIKVVSQELESFEFNTAIAKMMEFVHLAEKEGLTKKEKETFLKLLAPFAPHIAEELWLLLGNQPSIFESDWPKYSQKIAQEKEITIIIQANGKTKGSLKAPFSCNQKTALEIIQKSKFSPLLKESKKQIFVRTPKKPIAIFNIIQGSN